Proteins found in one Methanothermobacter thermautotrophicus genomic segment:
- a CDS encoding protein translocase SEC61 complex subunit gamma yields the protein MKYRESILNFIKQSKRVLKVSKKPSREEYLNVSKVTGIGIIIIGVIGFIISIIAQLLGG from the coding sequence ATGAAATACAGGGAGTCTATTTTAAATTTTATAAAACAGTCAAAGAGAGTATTGAAGGTTTCAAAGAAACCTAGCCGTGAGGAATACCTCAACGTGTCAAAGGTAACCGGTATAGGTATAATAATAATAGGTGTCATAGGATTCATAATAAGCATAATCGCCCAGCTCCTGGGGGGCTAG
- the rpl12p gene encoding 50S ribosomal protein P1, whose protein sequence is MEYIYAAMLLHTTGKEINEENVKGVLEAAGAEVDDARVKALIAALEDVDIEEAMETTAVAAAPAAAAAPAAAEEAEEEAEEEEEEEEEAEEEAAAGLGALFG, encoded by the coding sequence ATGGAATACATATACGCAGCAATGTTACTGCATACAACAGGTAAGGAAATCAACGAAGAAAACGTTAAAGGCGTCCTTGAAGCAGCAGGCGCTGAAGTGGACGATGCAAGGGTCAAGGCTCTCATAGCAGCCCTTGAAGACGTTGACATCGAAGAGGCAATGGAAACAACAGCTGTAGCCGCAGCACCAGCAGCGGCAGCAGCACCAGCAGCAGCCGAAGAGGCTGAAGAAGAAGCTGAGGAAGAAGAGGAAGAAGAAGAGGAAGCTGAAGAGGAAGCAGCTGCCGGTCTCGGCGCACTCTTCGGTTAA
- a CDS encoding 50S ribosomal protein L1, producing MQQEIMEAVKKAKELSRPRNFTQSMDVILNIKDLDVNKPENRFDEEVSLPNGRGKDVKIAVIADGELALQAKNAGADLVITKDELEELGKNRKEAKKLANQYEFFVAQADMMPLVGRFLGPVLGPRKKMPKPVPATINPEPILKKLRDTVKVRIKDQPVVHTVVGTEDMDDEKLAENIEAVLQTIDRKLEKGRNQLKSMYVKTTMGPVVRVI from the coding sequence ATGCAACAAGAGATAATGGAAGCGGTGAAGAAGGCCAAGGAACTTTCAAGGCCGAGAAACTTCACACAGTCCATGGATGTTATTCTTAACATCAAGGACCTTGACGTCAATAAACCAGAGAACAGGTTTGACGAGGAAGTTTCTCTACCCAACGGCCGCGGTAAGGATGTAAAGATTGCCGTGATAGCCGATGGGGAACTGGCCCTCCAGGCTAAAAATGCAGGGGCCGACCTTGTGATAACCAAGGATGAACTTGAAGAACTTGGCAAAAACCGTAAGGAAGCAAAGAAACTTGCCAACCAGTATGAATTCTTTGTGGCTCAGGCAGACATGATGCCCCTGGTGGGTCGATTCCTGGGACCCGTTCTCGGACCCAGAAAGAAGATGCCCAAACCAGTGCCAGCAACAATAAACCCGGAGCCCATCCTGAAGAAACTCAGGGACACTGTTAAGGTCAGAATCAAGGACCAGCCAGTGGTTCATACCGTGGTTGGTACCGAGGACATGGACGATGAGAAGCTCGCCGAGAACATAGAGGCGGTTCTTCAGACAATTGACCGCAAACTTGAGAAGGGAAGAAACCAGTTAAAGTCCATGTACGTTAAGACAACCATGGGCCCGGTAGTGAGGGTGATTTAA
- a CDS encoding 50S ribosomal protein L10, protein MAHVAEWKKKEVQELHDLIKGHEVVGIANLADIPARQLQKMRQTLRDSALIRMSKKTLISLALEKAGRELENVDSLSEYMEGQPALIFTDMNPFKLFKILEDSKTPAPAKPGAIAPADIVVPKGDTGFAPGPILGELQQIGIPAKIEKGKIVVSNDHVVVKAGEEIPPKVAGILTRLDIQPLEVGIDLRAAYENQTIYTADVLTIDEEKTLSDIQKAFSQAFNLSVNAVIYTRETMPAIIQKAASKSFNLAYNASILTSETTDLLLAKAYAQMLALAAAAAEVNDEAVDDELKEKLSSRAAAPAPEEKEEEVEEEAEEEEEEEEDAAAGLGALFG, encoded by the coding sequence ATGGCTCACGTGGCTGAATGGAAGAAGAAAGAGGTTCAGGAGCTCCATGACCTCATCAAAGGTCATGAAGTGGTTGGTATAGCCAACCTTGCAGACATACCTGCAAGGCAGCTCCAGAAGATGCGCCAGACACTCCGTGACAGTGCACTCATCAGAATGTCCAAGAAGACCCTGATCAGCCTTGCCCTTGAGAAAGCTGGCAGAGAACTTGAAAACGTTGATTCACTCTCTGAATACATGGAGGGGCAGCCTGCACTTATATTCACAGATATGAATCCATTTAAGCTCTTCAAGATCCTTGAGGACAGTAAAACTCCTGCTCCAGCCAAACCAGGGGCCATCGCCCCGGCTGACATAGTTGTCCCCAAGGGGGATACCGGATTTGCACCAGGTCCAATACTGGGTGAACTGCAGCAGATAGGTATCCCTGCCAAGATCGAGAAGGGCAAGATCGTGGTTTCAAATGACCACGTCGTTGTGAAGGCAGGGGAGGAGATACCACCCAAGGTGGCCGGAATATTAACAAGACTTGATATACAGCCACTTGAGGTGGGAATAGACCTCAGAGCAGCATATGAAAACCAGACAATATACACTGCAGATGTATTAACCATCGATGAAGAGAAGACCCTGTCTGATATCCAGAAGGCATTTTCACAGGCATTTAACCTCTCCGTCAACGCGGTTATATACACCAGGGAGACAATGCCTGCCATCATCCAGAAGGCAGCTTCAAAGTCATTCAACCTTGCATACAATGCATCAATACTCACATCAGAAACAACTGACCTCCTGCTTGCAAAGGCCTATGCACAGATGCTTGCACTGGCCGCTGCAGCTGCAGAGGTTAATGATGAGGCAGTTGATGATGAACTGAAGGAGAAGTTGTCTTCAAGGGCAGCAGCACCAGCCCCTGAAGAAAAAGAGGAAGAGGTTGAAGAAGAAGCTGAAGAGGAAGAAGAGGAAGAAGAGGATGCAGCTGCCGGTCTCGGCGCACTCTTCGGATAA
- a CDS encoding transcription elongation factor Spt5, which produces MEDSKNSIYALKTSVGQEKNVARMLARKVRDSGIEINAILVPESLRGYILVESSSKIDMRNPAIRVPHLRGVVESKTEGEAEIDFEEVKRFLKPEPIISSIKKGSIVELISGPFKGERAKVIRIDESREEVVLELIEAAVPIPVTVKGDQIRIIQKEAD; this is translated from the coding sequence ATGGAAGATAGTAAAAATTCCATCTATGCCCTTAAGACCTCCGTGGGTCAGGAGAAAAATGTGGCCAGGATGCTTGCAAGGAAGGTGAGGGATAGTGGTATAGAGATAAACGCTATTCTTGTCCCTGAATCACTGAGGGGATACATCCTGGTTGAGTCCTCATCAAAGATTGACATGAGAAACCCTGCAATAAGGGTGCCCCACCTCAGGGGTGTAGTTGAAAGTAAAACAGAGGGTGAGGCCGAGATAGACTTTGAAGAGGTTAAAAGGTTCCTCAAGCCAGAACCCATCATATCATCCATTAAGAAGGGAAGCATTGTTGAACTCATATCCGGACCCTTTAAGGGCGAAAGGGCAAAGGTTATCCGCATAGATGAGTCAAGGGAGGAAGTTGTACTTGAACTCATAGAGGCGGCCGTGCCCATTCCAGTAACTGTTAAAGGTGATCAGATTAGAATAATACAAAAGGAGGCTGATTAA
- a CDS encoding 50S ribosomal protein L11 — protein MAKETVEILIDGGKATPGPPLGPAIGPLGINMMQVVEEINRKTADFEGMKVPVKIIVDTDTREFEVEVGTPPTTALIMDELKLEKGSQDPGMDKIADISMEQVLKIARMKFDALLSNDYKRAVKEIMGTCVSMGITVNGKDPREVQREVDQGAYDDLLTS, from the coding sequence ATGGCTAAAGAAACCGTTGAAATTCTTATTGATGGTGGAAAAGCCACTCCAGGACCACCTCTGGGTCCTGCGATTGGTCCGCTTGGAATTAACATGATGCAGGTAGTTGAGGAGATAAACCGCAAGACAGCTGACTTTGAGGGGATGAAGGTCCCTGTGAAGATCATAGTGGACACGGATACAAGGGAATTTGAGGTTGAAGTGGGTACTCCTCCAACAACCGCCCTCATCATGGATGAACTCAAGCTGGAGAAGGGGTCCCAGGACCCTGGGATGGATAAGATAGCAGACATCTCAATGGAACAGGTGCTGAAGATTGCCAGGATGAAATTCGATGCACTGCTATCAAATGACTACAAACGTGCAGTCAAGGAGATCATGGGCACCTGTGTCAGCATGGGCATAACAGTGAATGGTAAGGACCCCCGTGAGGTTCAGAGGGAGGTTGACCAGGGAGCCTATGATGACCTCCTCACATCATAA
- the alaS gene encoding alanine--tRNA ligase: protein MITMSRQLEKLGYRKYECRSCGNIFWSMKERETCGDAPCDEYGFIGNPATDRSYDLYEIQDEFMEFFAERGHEPIRRYPVLAKRWRDDVFLVGASIYNFQPWVTSGLVKPPANPLVVAQPSIRLNDVDNVGRTGRHLTCFTMGGHHAFNSEDNTVYWEEETIKYCHDFLTHIGIDPSEITFIESWWQGGGNEGPCYEVCVRGVELATLVFIQYRTLPDGGREEIPLKIVDTGYGLERFAWISQGTPTAYDACFGPVIEKLLQLTGVEIDEEILAENARVAGMMDIETYADLRELRKRVADKLGISVEELERAASPMESVYAIADHTRCLAFMLADGVIPSNVKEGYLARLIIRRTLRLMKDLGMKESLKDIMNIQVEFLEGHYPEIRGHHEHILNIIDLEEHRYARTVKKGRRIVEKTIKYLKRDGKAEMPLETLIKLYDSHGIPPETIKEMAEESGFKVKIPDNFYTLVAERNETEADMPGEDVHLDYPATELLFYRKPDELEFQAEVIGIHENGIILDRTLFYPEGGGQPSDTGYITAEGCKVRIKHAEKIGDVVVHRTDDEICIEPGTTIRGFIDSDRRLQLTRNHTATHLIVSAARKVLGDHIWQAGAQKGVKSSRIDLSHYRRIKLEELQEIERLANEYVMMNVPLHVRWMDRDLAERKYGFILYQGGVVPGSRIRVVEIPGIDVQACAGTHVHRTGDIGLIRINRTERIQDGVERIEFSAGSAAIELMQKAGDILRESSDIFKVTPSQLPGTCERFFREWKALRNEVSRLKEEVASLKILEMKDRAEKINNLTVIIDTVDADMDEMKNMALELSATVDAVVLANHEGKIVGAASEDAVKAGLRINEVISKAAALLGGGGGGRPHLAQGAGPGTEKLDDALDEARAALRI, encoded by the coding sequence ATGATTACCATGTCCCGTCAGCTTGAAAAACTTGGATACAGAAAATATGAATGCAGGTCCTGTGGAAACATCTTCTGGTCTATGAAGGAACGCGAAACATGTGGAGACGCCCCCTGTGACGAATACGGATTCATAGGAAACCCCGCCACAGATAGGAGCTATGACCTCTATGAGATACAGGATGAGTTCATGGAGTTCTTCGCTGAAAGGGGTCATGAACCCATCAGGAGGTACCCTGTACTTGCAAAACGCTGGCGGGACGATGTATTCCTGGTGGGCGCATCCATATACAACTTCCAGCCATGGGTCACATCTGGCCTGGTGAAACCCCCCGCAAACCCCCTGGTGGTTGCGCAGCCATCAATAAGACTCAACGATGTTGATAATGTTGGAAGAACAGGAAGACACCTCACATGCTTCACAATGGGGGGTCATCACGCATTCAATTCTGAGGATAACACTGTCTACTGGGAAGAGGAGACAATAAAGTACTGTCATGACTTTTTAACACACATAGGAATTGATCCATCTGAGATAACATTCATAGAGTCATGGTGGCAGGGGGGTGGAAACGAGGGGCCCTGCTATGAGGTATGCGTCAGGGGTGTTGAACTTGCAACCCTTGTCTTCATACAGTACCGGACTCTCCCTGATGGTGGCAGGGAGGAGATCCCCCTCAAGATAGTTGACACAGGCTATGGACTTGAAAGGTTCGCCTGGATATCACAGGGGACACCAACAGCCTACGATGCCTGCTTTGGCCCGGTAATTGAGAAACTGCTCCAGCTGACAGGTGTGGAAATCGATGAGGAGATACTTGCAGAGAATGCCAGGGTTGCAGGGATGATGGACATAGAGACCTACGCCGATTTAAGGGAACTCAGGAAGAGGGTAGCGGATAAACTTGGTATCTCTGTGGAGGAACTGGAACGTGCAGCCTCCCCAATGGAATCGGTTTATGCCATAGCAGACCATACCCGGTGCCTGGCATTCATGCTTGCAGATGGGGTGATACCATCAAACGTGAAGGAGGGATACCTTGCAAGGCTCATAATCAGGAGGACCCTTAGGCTCATGAAGGACCTTGGCATGAAGGAGTCCCTTAAGGATATAATGAACATCCAGGTGGAGTTCCTTGAGGGCCACTACCCTGAGATAAGGGGTCATCATGAGCACATACTGAATATCATAGACCTCGAGGAACACCGCTATGCAAGGACAGTGAAGAAGGGTCGCAGGATTGTCGAGAAAACAATAAAATACCTTAAAAGGGATGGAAAAGCAGAGATGCCCCTGGAGACCCTCATAAAACTGTATGACTCCCACGGAATCCCACCCGAGACCATCAAGGAGATGGCAGAGGAATCCGGATTCAAGGTTAAAATTCCAGACAACTTCTACACCCTCGTAGCAGAGAGGAATGAAACCGAAGCCGACATGCCCGGGGAGGACGTACACCTTGACTACCCTGCAACTGAACTCCTATTCTACAGGAAACCCGATGAACTGGAATTCCAGGCAGAGGTCATAGGCATACATGAGAATGGCATAATACTCGACCGCACACTCTTCTATCCTGAGGGGGGCGGTCAGCCATCAGATACAGGATACATCACAGCTGAAGGCTGCAAGGTCAGGATAAAACATGCAGAGAAGATAGGGGACGTCGTTGTTCACAGGACAGACGATGAAATCTGCATCGAACCAGGAACAACCATCAGAGGCTTTATTGATTCCGATAGAAGGCTTCAGCTCACAAGGAACCACACAGCAACCCACCTCATAGTTTCAGCGGCAAGAAAGGTCCTGGGAGATCACATATGGCAGGCGGGGGCCCAGAAGGGAGTTAAAAGTTCACGCATAGACCTGTCACACTACAGAAGAATAAAACTGGAAGAGCTCCAGGAGATAGAGAGACTCGCAAATGAGTATGTCATGATGAACGTACCCCTCCATGTCAGGTGGATGGACCGGGACCTTGCAGAGAGGAAGTATGGATTCATACTCTACCAGGGCGGAGTTGTACCTGGCTCAAGGATAAGGGTCGTTGAGATTCCAGGCATAGATGTCCAGGCCTGTGCAGGCACCCATGTCCACAGAACAGGAGACATTGGACTCATCAGGATAAACCGAACAGAACGCATACAGGACGGAGTGGAGAGGATAGAGTTCTCTGCAGGGTCAGCGGCCATAGAGCTCATGCAGAAGGCAGGGGACATACTGAGGGAAAGCTCGGACATATTCAAGGTCACCCCATCACAGCTCCCAGGGACATGTGAAAGGTTCTTCAGGGAGTGGAAGGCCCTCAGAAATGAGGTCTCCCGCCTCAAGGAGGAGGTCGCGTCACTAAAGATCCTTGAGATGAAGGACAGGGCTGAGAAGATCAATAACCTCACAGTGATAATCGACACCGTTGACGCTGATATGGATGAGATGAAGAACATGGCCCTTGAACTATCAGCCACAGTCGACGCAGTGGTACTAGCGAACCATGAGGGTAAAATCGTTGGAGCAGCCTCTGAAGATGCCGTAAAGGCTGGTTTGAGGATCAACGAGGTCATATCAAAGGCTGCAGCTTTGCTTGGAGGTGGAGGTGGAGG